One genomic region from Rattus norvegicus strain BN/NHsdMcwi chromosome 10, GRCr8, whole genome shotgun sequence encodes:
- the Med1 gene encoding mediator of RNA polymerase II transcription subunit 1 isoform X2 codes for MYLALQSLEQDLSKMAIMYWKATNATPLDKILHGSVGYLTPRSGGHLMNMKYYASPSDLLHDTTASPITLHEKNVPRSLGMNASVTIEGTSAMYKLPIAPLIMGSHPADNKWTPSFSAVTSANSVDLPACFFLKFPQPIPVSKAFVQKLQNCTGIPLFETPPTYLPLYELITQFELSKDPDPLPLNHNMRFYAALPGQQHCYFLNKDAPLPDGQSLQGTLVSKITFQHPGRVPLILNMIRHQVAYNTLIGSCVKRTILKEDSPGLLQFEVCPLSESRFSVSFQHPVNDSLVCVVMDVQDSTHVSCKLYKGLSDALICTDDFIAKVVQRCMSIPVTMRAIRRKAETIQADTPALSLIAETVEDMVKKNLPPASSPGYGMTTGSNPMSGTTTPTNTFPGGPITTLFNMSMSIKDRHESVGHGEDFSKVSQNPILTSLLQITGNGGSTIGSSPTPPHHTPPPVSSMAGNTKNHPMLMNLLKDNPAQDFSTLYGSSPLERQNSSSGSPRMEMCSGSNKTKKNKSSRVPPDKPKHQTEDDFQRELFSMDVDSQNPMFDVSMTADALDTPHITPAPSQCSTPPTTYPQPVSHPQPSIQRMGRLSSSDSIGPDVTDILSDIAEEASKLPSTSDDCPPIGTPVRDSSSSGHSQSALFDSDVFQTNNNENPYTDPADLIADAAGSPSSDSPTNHFFPDGVDFNPDLLNSQSQSGFGEEYFDESSQSGDNDDFKGFASQALNTLGMPMLGGDNGESKLKGSSQADTVDFSILSVAGKALGAADLLEHHSGSQSPLLTTGELGKEKTQKRVKEGNGMGASSGSGPGSDSKPGKRSRTPSNDGKSKDKPPKRKKADTEGKSPSHSSNRPFTPPTSTGGSKSPGSSGRCQTPPGVATPPIPKITIQIPKGTVMVGKPSSHSQYSSSGSVSSSGSKSHHSHSSSSSSLSSASTSGKMKSSKSEGSSSAKLSGSMYSSQGSSGSSQSKNSSQTGGKPGSSPITKHGLSSGSSSTKMKPQGKPSSLMNPSISKPNISPSHSRPPGGSDKLASPMKPVPGTPPSSKAKSPISSGSGSSHVSGTSSSSGMKSSSGSGSSGSLSQKTPPASNSCTPSSSSFSSSGSSMSSSQNQHGSSKGKSPSRNKKPSLTAVIDKLKHGVVTSGPGGEDPIDSQMGASTNSSNHPMSSKHNMSGGEFQSKREKSDKDKSKVSTSGGSVDSSKKTSESKNVGSTGVAKIIISKHDGGSPSIKAKVTLQKPGDSGGEGLRPQIASSKNYGSPLISGSTPKHERGSPSHSKSPAYTPQNVDSESESGSSIAERSYQNSPSSDDGVRPLPEYSTEKHKKHKKEKKKVKDKDRDRDRDKDRDKKKSHSIKPENWSKSPISSDQTSSMTNNPILSADRPSRLSPDFMIGEEDDDLMDVALIGN; via the exons TTCCTCGGTCTTTGGGAATGAATGCCTCAGTGACAATTGAAGGAACCTCTGCTATGTACAAACTCCCAATTGCCCCATTAATTATGGGGTCACACCCAGCTGACAACAAATG GACCCCTTCTTTCTCTGCAGTCACTAGTGCCAACAGTGTTGATCTTCCTGCGTGTTTCTTCTTGAAATTTCCCCAGCCAATCCCAGTATCTAAAGCATTTGTTCAGAAACTGCAAAATTGCACGG GAATCCCGTTGTTTGAGACTCCGCCTACTTACCTGCCCCTCTATGAACTCATCACTCAGTTTGAGCTGTCAAAGGATCCTGACCCTTTACCTTTGAATCACAACATGCGATTTTACGCT GCTCTTCCAGGTCAGCAGCACTGCTATTTTCTCAATAAAGATGCTCCTCTTCCTGATGGCCAAAGCCTGCAGGGAACACTGGTCAGCAAAATCACCTTCCAGCACCCTGGCCGAGTTCCTCTTATCTTGAATATGATCAGACACCAAGTGGCCTATAACACCCTAATTGGAAGCTGTGTTAAAAGAACTATTTTAAAAGAAG ATTCTCCTGGGCTCCTCCAATTTGAAGTGTGTCCTCTTTCAGAATCTCGATTCAGTGTATCTTTTCAGCACCCTGTGAATGACTCCCTTGTGTGTG TGGTGATGGACGTGCAAGACTCAACACATGTGAGCTGTAAACTCTACAAGGGGCTATCAGATGCACTGATCTGTACAGACGACTTCATTGCCAAAGTTGTTCAAAG ATGTATGTCCATCCCTGTGACGATGAGGGCTATTCGGAGGAAGGCTGAAACCATACAGGCTGACACGCCAGCACTGTCCCTCATTGCAGAGACAGTCGAAGACATGGTGAAAAAGAACCTGCCCCCGGCTAGCAGCCCAGGGTATGGCATGACCACAGGCAGCAACCCAATGAGCGGTACCACCACACCAACCAACACCTTTCCGGGGGGTCCCATTACCACCTTGTTTAATATGAGCATGAGCATCAAAGATCGGCATGAGTCGGTGGGCCATGGGGAGGACTTCAGCAAGGTGTCTCAGAACCCAATTCTTACCAGTTTGTTGCAAATCACAGGGAACGGGGGGTCTACCATTGGCTCGAGTCCGACCCCTCCTCATCACACGCCGCCACCTGTCTCTTCGATGGCCGGCAACACCAAGAACCACCCGATGCTCATGAACCTTCTTAAAGATAACCCTGCCCAAGATTTCTCAACCCTTTATGGAAGCAGCCCTTTagaaaggcagaactcctcttcCGGATCACCCCGGATGGAAATGTGCTCGGGGAGCAACAAGACCAAGAAAAATAAGTCATCAAGAGTACCACCGGACAAACCCAAGCACCAGACCGAAGATGATTTTCAGAGGGAGCTCTTTTCAATGGATGTCGACTCACAGAACCCTATGTTCGATGTCAGCATGACAGCTGACGCGCTGGATACACCTCATATCACTCCAGCTCCAAGCCAGTGTAGTACGCCCCCAACAACGTACCCACAGCCAGTGTCTCACCCCCAGCCCAGTATTCAAAGGATGGGCCGACTGTCCAGTTCAGACAGCATTGGCCCAGATGTAACTGATATTCTTTCAGACATTGCAGAAGAAGCTTCAAAGCTTCCCAGCACTAGTGATGATTGCCCACCCATTGGTACCCCAGTTCGAGATTCCTCGAGTTCTGGGCATTCTCAGAGTGCCCTCTTTGACTCTGATGTCTTTCAGACTAATAACAATGAAAATCCATACACTGACCCGGCTGACCTTATTGCAGATGCTGCTGGGAGCCCCAGTAGTGATTCTCCTACCAATCATTTTTTCCCTGATGGAGTAGATTTCAATCCTGATTTGTTGAACAGCCAAAGCCAAAGTGGTTTTGGAGAGGAGTATTTTGATGAAAGTAGTCAGAGTGGGGATAATGATGATTTCAAAGGATTTGCATCTCAGGCACTAAATACTTTGGGGATGCCAATGCTCGGAGGTGACAATGGGGAGTCGAAATTGAAGGGCAGCAGCCAAGCTGACACAGTTGACTTCAGTATTCTGTCAGTAGCTGGTAAGGCTTTGGGTGCAGCAGACCTTCTGGAGCACCACAGTGGTAGTCAGAGTCCTCTGCTGACCACTGGAGAATTAGGGAAAGAAAAAACTCAAAAGAGGGTGAAGGAAGGCAACGGTATGGGCGCTAGCAGTGGGTCAGGCCCGGGGTCAGACAGCAAGCCAGGCAAGCGCAGCCGCACACCTTCCAATGATGGGAAGAGCAAAGATAAGCCTCCAAAGCGAAAGAAGGCAGACACGGAGGGAAAATCCCCATCTCACAGTTCTAATAGACCTTTCACCCCACCCACCAGTACAGGTGGGTCCAAATCCCCTGGCAGTTCAGGACGATGTCAGACGCCCCCTGGTGTCGCCACACCGCCCATTCCCAAGATCACCATTCAGATTCCTAAAGGAACAGTGATGGTGGGCAAGCCTTCCTCGCACAGTCAGTACTCTAGCAGTGGTTCTGTGTCTTCCTCTGGCAGCAAAAGCCACCACAgtcattcttcctcctcctcttccttatcttCTGCTTCCACCTCAGGCAAGATGAAAAGCAGTAAATCAGAAGGCTCCTCAAGTGCCAAGCTCAGTGGCAGTATGTATTCTAGCCAAGGGTCTTCTGGATCCAGCCAGTCCAAAAATTCATCTCAGACTGGGGGGAAGCCAGGCTCCTCTCCCATTACCAAACATGGACTGAGTAGTGGGTCTAGCAGCACCAAGATGAAACCTCAAGGCAAGCCATCCTCACTTATGAATCCTTCTATAAGTAAACCAAACATATCCCCTTCCCATTCAAGGCCTCCTGGAGGCTCAGATAAGCTTGCCTCTCCAATGAAGCCTGTTCCCGGGACCCCCCCATCCTCTAAAGCCAAGTCCCCTATCAGTTCAGGTTCTGGTAGCTCTCATGTGTCAGGAACTAGTTCAAGCTCTGGTATGAAGTCTTCTTCAGGGTCAGGATCCTCAGGCTCATTGTCTCAAAAAACTCCCCCAGCATCTAATTCTTGTACACCATCTTCCTCCTCATTTTCCTCAAGTGGTTCTTCCATGTCATCCTCTCAGAATCAACATGGGAGTTCCAAAGGGAAATCTCCCAGTAGGAATAAGAAGCCTTCTTTGACAGCTGTCATAGATAAATTGAAGCATGGGGTGGTTACCAGTGGGCCTGGGGGTGAGGATCCAATAGACAGTCAGATGGGTGCAAGCACAAATTCCTCTAACCATCCCATGTCCTCCAAACATAACATGTCAGGAGGAGAATTCCAGAGCAAACGTGAGAAAAGCGATAAAGACAAATCAAAGGTTTCTACTTCTGGAGGATCAGTTGATTCCTCTAAGAAGACTTCAGAGTCAAAAAATGTGGGGAGCACGGGTGTGGCAAAAATTATTATCAGCAAGCACGATGGAGGCTCCCCGAGCATCAAAGCCAAAGTGACTCTACAGAAACCTGGAGATAGTGGTGGAGAAGGGCTCAGGCCACAGATCGCCTCTTCAAAAAACTATGGCTCTCCATTGATCAGTGGTTCTACTCCAAAGCATGAACGGGGTTCTCCCAGCCACAGTAAGTCGCCAGCATATACACCTCAGAATGTGGACAGTGAAAGTGAGTCAGGCTCCTCCATAGCAGAGAGATCCTACCAGAACAGCCCCAGCTCAGATGATGGTGTCCGGCCACTCCCAGAATACAGCACAGAGAAGCATAAGAagcacaaaaaggaaaagaaaaaagtaaaagataaaGATAGAGACcgggacagagacaaagacagagacaagaaaaAATCTCACAGCATCAAGCCAGAGAATTGGTCTAAATCCCCCATTTCTTCAGATCAGACTTCATCTATGACAAATAACCCTATCTTATCTGCAGACAGGCCTTCCAGGCTCAGCCCTGACTTTATGATTGGGGAGGAAGATGATGATCTTATGGATGTGGCTCTGATTGGCAATTAA
- the Med1 gene encoding mediator of RNA polymerase II transcription subunit 1 isoform X3: MAGNTKNHPMLMNLLKDNPAQDFSTLYGSSPLERQNSSSGSPRMEMCSGSNKTKKNKSSRVPPDKPKHQTEDDFQRELFSMDVDSQNPMFDVSMTADALDTPHITPAPSQCSTPPTTYPQPVSHPQPSIQRMGRLSSSDSIGPDVTDILSDIAEEASKLPSTSDDCPPIGTPVRDSSSSGHSQSALFDSDVFQTNNNENPYTDPADLIADAAGSPSSDSPTNHFFPDGVDFNPDLLNSQSQSGFGEEYFDESSQSGDNDDFKGFASQALNTLGMPMLGGDNGESKLKGSSQADTVDFSILSVAGKALGAADLLEHHSGSQSPLLTTGELGKEKTQKRVKEGNGMGASSGSGPGSDSKPGKRSRTPSNDGKSKDKPPKRKKADTEGKSPSHSSNRPFTPPTSTGGSKSPGSSGRCQTPPGVATPPIPKITIQIPKGTVMVGKPSSHSQYSSSGSVSSSGSKSHHSHSSSSSSLSSASTSGKMKSSKSEGSSSAKLSGSMYSSQGSSGSSQSKNSSQTGGKPGSSPITKHGLSSGSSSTKMKPQGKPSSLMNPSISKPNISPSHSRPPGGSDKLASPMKPVPGTPPSSKAKSPISSGSGSSHVSGTSSSSGMKSSSGSGSSGSLSQKTPPASNSCTPSSSSFSSSGSSMSSSQNQHGSSKGKSPSRNKKPSLTAVIDKLKHGVVTSGPGGEDPIDSQMGASTNSSNHPMSSKHNMSGGEFQSKREKSDKDKSKVSTSGGSVDSSKKTSESKNVGSTGVAKIIISKHDGGSPSIKAKVTLQKPGDSGGEGLRPQIASSKNYGSPLISGSTPKHERGSPSHSKSPAYTPQNVDSESESGSSIAERSYQNSPSSDDGVRPLPEYSTEKHKKHKKEKKKVKDKDRDRDRDKDRDKKKSHSIKPENWSKSPISSDQTSSMTNNPILSADRPSRLSPDFMIGEEDDDLMDVALIGN; encoded by the coding sequence ATGGCCGGCAACACCAAGAACCACCCGATGCTCATGAACCTTCTTAAAGATAACCCTGCCCAAGATTTCTCAACCCTTTATGGAAGCAGCCCTTTagaaaggcagaactcctcttcCGGATCACCCCGGATGGAAATGTGCTCGGGGAGCAACAAGACCAAGAAAAATAAGTCATCAAGAGTACCACCGGACAAACCCAAGCACCAGACCGAAGATGATTTTCAGAGGGAGCTCTTTTCAATGGATGTCGACTCACAGAACCCTATGTTCGATGTCAGCATGACAGCTGACGCGCTGGATACACCTCATATCACTCCAGCTCCAAGCCAGTGTAGTACGCCCCCAACAACGTACCCACAGCCAGTGTCTCACCCCCAGCCCAGTATTCAAAGGATGGGCCGACTGTCCAGTTCAGACAGCATTGGCCCAGATGTAACTGATATTCTTTCAGACATTGCAGAAGAAGCTTCAAAGCTTCCCAGCACTAGTGATGATTGCCCACCCATTGGTACCCCAGTTCGAGATTCCTCGAGTTCTGGGCATTCTCAGAGTGCCCTCTTTGACTCTGATGTCTTTCAGACTAATAACAATGAAAATCCATACACTGACCCGGCTGACCTTATTGCAGATGCTGCTGGGAGCCCCAGTAGTGATTCTCCTACCAATCATTTTTTCCCTGATGGAGTAGATTTCAATCCTGATTTGTTGAACAGCCAAAGCCAAAGTGGTTTTGGAGAGGAGTATTTTGATGAAAGTAGTCAGAGTGGGGATAATGATGATTTCAAAGGATTTGCATCTCAGGCACTAAATACTTTGGGGATGCCAATGCTCGGAGGTGACAATGGGGAGTCGAAATTGAAGGGCAGCAGCCAAGCTGACACAGTTGACTTCAGTATTCTGTCAGTAGCTGGTAAGGCTTTGGGTGCAGCAGACCTTCTGGAGCACCACAGTGGTAGTCAGAGTCCTCTGCTGACCACTGGAGAATTAGGGAAAGAAAAAACTCAAAAGAGGGTGAAGGAAGGCAACGGTATGGGCGCTAGCAGTGGGTCAGGCCCGGGGTCAGACAGCAAGCCAGGCAAGCGCAGCCGCACACCTTCCAATGATGGGAAGAGCAAAGATAAGCCTCCAAAGCGAAAGAAGGCAGACACGGAGGGAAAATCCCCATCTCACAGTTCTAATAGACCTTTCACCCCACCCACCAGTACAGGTGGGTCCAAATCCCCTGGCAGTTCAGGACGATGTCAGACGCCCCCTGGTGTCGCCACACCGCCCATTCCCAAGATCACCATTCAGATTCCTAAAGGAACAGTGATGGTGGGCAAGCCTTCCTCGCACAGTCAGTACTCTAGCAGTGGTTCTGTGTCTTCCTCTGGCAGCAAAAGCCACCACAgtcattcttcctcctcctcttccttatcttCTGCTTCCACCTCAGGCAAGATGAAAAGCAGTAAATCAGAAGGCTCCTCAAGTGCCAAGCTCAGTGGCAGTATGTATTCTAGCCAAGGGTCTTCTGGATCCAGCCAGTCCAAAAATTCATCTCAGACTGGGGGGAAGCCAGGCTCCTCTCCCATTACCAAACATGGACTGAGTAGTGGGTCTAGCAGCACCAAGATGAAACCTCAAGGCAAGCCATCCTCACTTATGAATCCTTCTATAAGTAAACCAAACATATCCCCTTCCCATTCAAGGCCTCCTGGAGGCTCAGATAAGCTTGCCTCTCCAATGAAGCCTGTTCCCGGGACCCCCCCATCCTCTAAAGCCAAGTCCCCTATCAGTTCAGGTTCTGGTAGCTCTCATGTGTCAGGAACTAGTTCAAGCTCTGGTATGAAGTCTTCTTCAGGGTCAGGATCCTCAGGCTCATTGTCTCAAAAAACTCCCCCAGCATCTAATTCTTGTACACCATCTTCCTCCTCATTTTCCTCAAGTGGTTCTTCCATGTCATCCTCTCAGAATCAACATGGGAGTTCCAAAGGGAAATCTCCCAGTAGGAATAAGAAGCCTTCTTTGACAGCTGTCATAGATAAATTGAAGCATGGGGTGGTTACCAGTGGGCCTGGGGGTGAGGATCCAATAGACAGTCAGATGGGTGCAAGCACAAATTCCTCTAACCATCCCATGTCCTCCAAACATAACATGTCAGGAGGAGAATTCCAGAGCAAACGTGAGAAAAGCGATAAAGACAAATCAAAGGTTTCTACTTCTGGAGGATCAGTTGATTCCTCTAAGAAGACTTCAGAGTCAAAAAATGTGGGGAGCACGGGTGTGGCAAAAATTATTATCAGCAAGCACGATGGAGGCTCCCCGAGCATCAAAGCCAAAGTGACTCTACAGAAACCTGGAGATAGTGGTGGAGAAGGGCTCAGGCCACAGATCGCCTCTTCAAAAAACTATGGCTCTCCATTGATCAGTGGTTCTACTCCAAAGCATGAACGGGGTTCTCCCAGCCACAGTAAGTCGCCAGCATATACACCTCAGAATGTGGACAGTGAAAGTGAGTCAGGCTCCTCCATAGCAGAGAGATCCTACCAGAACAGCCCCAGCTCAGATGATGGTGTCCGGCCACTCCCAGAATACAGCACAGAGAAGCATAAGAagcacaaaaaggaaaagaaaaaagtaaaagataaaGATAGAGACcgggacagagacaaagacagagacaagaaaaAATCTCACAGCATCAAGCCAGAGAATTGGTCTAAATCCCCCATTTCTTCAGATCAGACTTCATCTATGACAAATAACCCTATCTTATCTGCAGACAGGCCTTCCAGGCTCAGCCCTGACTTTATGATTGGGGAGGAAGATGATGATCTTATGGATGTGGCTCTGATTGGCAATTAA